One Takifugu rubripes chromosome 2, fTakRub1.2, whole genome shotgun sequence genomic region harbors:
- the colec11 gene encoding collectin-11, with amino-acid sequence MSREKVLLSLMLMSVLSSLTRHTVCAEQLTEESCTVQILVPGLKGDPGEKGEKGAPGRPGRVGPTGETGQPGPKGQKGIMGRYGKVGPSGIKGVKGDMGDPGPRGDPGAPCECTPRRNVIGEMDLLLAHLSSELKFIKNAVAGIKETDTKVYLLVKEEKRHADAELYCQARGGHLAMPKDEGANAALGEYITTAGLSRVYIGIHDLNQEGVFTYVDLSPVTAFSKWRNGEPDNACDAEDCVEMLASGEWTDVACQPTMYFICEFDKDRI; translated from the exons atgagcagagagaaggtgTTATTGTCCCTGATGCTGATGTCCGTGCTGAGTTCACTGACCCGACACACCGTATGTGCAGAGCAGCTGACAGAAGAGTCCTGCACTGTTCAGATCCTGGTTCCTGGACTCAAAG GAGACCCGGGTGAAAAAGGGGAGAAAGGGGCACCGGGGAGGCCGGGAAGAGTCGGCCCAACGGGAGAGACTG GTCAACCTGGGCCTAAAGGTCAGAAAGGTATAATGGGCCGTTATGGAAAAGTGGGCCCAAGTGGAATCAAAG GGGTGAAGGGAGACATGGGGGATCCTGGTCCAAGGGGAGATCCAG GAGCTCCGTGCGAGTGCACGCCACGGAGGAATGTGATCGGAGAGATGGATCTCCTCCTGGCCCACCTCTCCTCCGAGCTGAAGTTCATTAAGAACG ctgttgctggcaTTAAGGAGACAGACACCAAGGTCTATCTGttggtgaaggaggagaagcgCCACGCCGACGCCGAGCTCTACTGCCAAGCGAGGGGGGGCCACCTGGCCATGCCCAAGGACGAGGGGGCTAACGCGGCCCTTGGCGAGTACATAACCACCGCGGGCCTGAGCAGAGTCTATATCGGCATCCACGACCTGAACCAGGAGGGGGTCTTCACCTACGTGGACCTCTCCCCCGTGACCGCGTTCAGCAAGTGGAGGAACGGTGAGCCCGACAACGCCTGTGACGCCGAGGACTGTGTAGAGATGCTGGCGTCTGGGGAGTGGACAGATGTGGCGTGTCAGCCCACGATGTACTTCATTTGTGAGTTTGACAAGGACAGAATCTGA